ggagtacgtatatctaggtcaattactcacgggggaccctgaccataagaaagaaatttacagaagaataaaattgggttggagtgcatacggcaggcatttccaaatcctgactgggagcttaccactctcgttgaaaagaaaagtgtacaatcattgcattgtaggGACAGCGTTGCAGCGTGGggacagcgagtgttcgtggttatcgagcgagatctgttcatgttttcCTGTGTGGCGCGTgctaccatgcttgttaatttagctagtaaggGAATGTTTTCTGCAATTTATAAGGTGGCCGGAtaaaaactacgaaccttacttcgtgtagtcgtctaatacattgctatcgCTAACAATGCCTTGCCCTTCGGGCGACCCTGGGACTTTTTTTCCACTACTACATTTTTACACCTAAGCTTTACTAGCGCCCTAATATTGTGGTGGACGGAGGAGACATTGTGCACAGAAGTTCTGTTTGGCAAGATGGAAGTATCCTTCGGGAGAAGCCTTTCTCGTTAAAGTTCGCCGACTGCTTTGCTGTGGCTCTGTTACAATATTCTCCGCATTGTAGTCGGCCATGATCATTGAAACAAGGCAACGCTAAATTTAGGCCAAGCCGATGAGCAGGCTGCTTTATGTAAGAAGTAGATAAATAGCTTATATCTAATCAAGACCCAGAGAAATGTACAGGTCATATAATGAGCCCATTTCTTATGTGTTCGTAGATGAGACATTCGATTCGGTAAAACCAGCAAAGGTCGTGCAACTATATATTGTAACGGGGCATCAAGGTGCTATTTGTAAATGCATGGACTTCCTGGCAAGTTCCTCTAGAAGAGAATAATTTTGTGCCCATTGGTGAGGCATATTTTAGTACGGTGAATGACTGGTGAATGAAAGAGATTCTATATAAATAGCCGCGTCCTATATATAGGACGCGGCTATGTATATATAGAATCTCTTGTAGACGTGTAAAAGAGTTGCATCCCTAATATTAAATTTAAAATTATTAAAAAGTGTGCTTTTCCTAAGGACCGCAGTTTTTTCCAAATGCAGGAGCATATACCAGTCCGGACGCATATACCTGTCGGATATATTTTGAACCAGGATGATATTTTTCAATTATGGCATGAGATGGCTTACCCAACCATGACGTACTTACTCAAAATAGTGTCCATGCCCGCTGTCGACGTTTACTTTTGTTTGCTTATGTAAGCCCTGGCACCGGCCGTGTTGGATGTTCGCAGGAATTTCATTGGCACGCATCGCACCAGTGTGTGCGGGTGTACGTCGAAATATATGCGCGGTGCACCGCAGAATAAAGCTAAGAGCACTGTGCAAGCCACGTCTTTTAGAAGGATGCACTCCGTTCCTGCAGTGACTATGCACTTTATACGCATATACTCTGAATGGCTTACCATATTGAAACTAGCTGTGATATCGCAGGAAAGTATAACAGCGACACCCACAACAATATGTTTGCACACCTTTGCCTATTGAATGATCGATATATCGAGCTATTTTCCAATCCCCATTCGAATTAAATATATCCTCGCTCGACCTATACCGCGAAGCATCATCCAGCCGCTGCGAATAGAATTGCAAATGCATGTTGCAGTCGCGTTTCGCCTTTGGCTAGCCCCATGGGTGTTCATTATTCATCGTGCGTGACGCACTCTCGCGCGACAAGTTGTGTGGAGTCCATCGATCACTATAGCTGCATCTGCCCACGCTATACGACAATCCTATacgcagggtgtcccaactatcatgcaccaagatttgaaaatatgcaaatgccacgtagctggacagataatgttgtttgcctgtcgcctggagatactcagattatttcttgcattccgcctgattatataattagtcttaattaatgaatcaacttctcatatattataattagatgagtATTGTCAatgagtaacatgaaaaactcccgacacagctttctgttgctcaatacgtgctacataaaagtgttttttcgagcgtgaaagaagcccgcgaatacacgcaaagtgcctcgaacgtccagtcgcgcgacaattttgcgtgtattcgcgggctgaaACACGGTCCGCCTGGCTCTAACGTCACATGGAGATGTGAGGGCTTAAAAAAacaaatctgaaaaaaaaaaacgacatacTTCATTCAGCTTGTCTAACATTTTTGATAATGGTAGTGTGCTTCTCCATTGGCATGGTTTCGGACGTGGAAAAGCAGCAGTCTATTCAAGTGACCGAAACCTGATGTGGCGGCCTTGTGGAACTAGACACCATTGAAGCCGAGTCCATCAGCACTCGATGGGTCAAGAGCTAGGAAAAAGCGGGTTCCCCTTCGTTTCCAACAGAAGCGCGCAATTGGAATGGGAAATATGGCAGATTTCGGCGACATGGTCACTGTGTAGCCTTCAACCATCGCACTGGGCTCACTGGCACGCCATTTAGTTGTTTATGATAAGCACGTGACCGCCACCTTCAAAGCCAGGCTGCACTTGGTGCGCGTTTTGGACCAGGGAGGAGGGGGCGTGGGGTTATGTCTATTGCGTCTTCTACTGAAGTTCCGATTGGCTGGGCTTGGGTacacgtcagaaggagacaggcgctcccaaccaatcagcacttcagcagcagacgaagtgGACATGTCCACAAACACAGAATACCCCTAGTCACATATAACGTTCTATAACTAATTATTCGTCGCGCTTTAGACAAATTGAAGCTTCGCACCAGAATTCGACAAATACCTAAAAAGCGCAAATATTGGGACACAATAATTTCCTGTAAGTACTACAGTGCTGCTTTAACCTATTGTAATGTGTACGTGAGCCCAGAGGTTGGCAGTTCTGTGCAGAATTTCTGAGCCGCGTTCCCCCTACCCCCTCCGTTGTACATTAAGAAATTATACTGCCAATAGCTGTCCTCTGCAAAGGAACAGCTTGGATTGGCTTTGTGTCTCGTTTTAAGGAGGAAAGTCTCCACAGAAGTTCATTCTTTCCATTTGTTCTCAATCTCGACGCAAGCCTTTATGCTTTCATCTTCCAAGACGGCGGGCTGTCTGTCTGAACTGACGCACATCAAGTGCAAGATTtgatgtcgggggggggggggggggatttttttACATTGAGAGGTATACACCAAAGAAAAAGGTTAAATTAAGCAGTAATAGCATCACGCTTCACAAATGGCAAAAACGCCCTTACCGTGAGTAGGAAGCTTGGTAAAGTAGAAAAGGTCCAAAAACAAAATCCTGGTGGTAATGCTGCTAGCACTGGCTTGTGAAAGCGGCATGGATTTCGACATCATTTGCGTGGACTAACATTTAATTGtttgagagcgcagctcttaggcacccattTCTGAAGCGAGCGCTGCGGCGTCGGCGTGTCACTCGtaaaccgagcgaacgagcgcagcaaaggatgaaagagcgaacgcggagcgggggatgaaagacgcgaggaggaaagcggagaggatggtgcagcggaaccatgaggcggaaagcgggggagggtatggcgaaaacgtgagaagaaaagtgcAGTGCGGCGtcgatggctacgatatggcgccagaatagcgcgcgtcgtctggggaCTTCTGTCGTCGGCGGccgctgtgaatcgcgcccacgcgtgacccacgcgctggctctcgcgatctccagattgcagtcgcgccgcacttggctccgtttgcaacgtgccgcacgagacagtaattgtcagcgccagccaatatatcgcgaaattaaaacacgtatggagctgcactcaaatctctcattaaggagtatcgtaaaaCGTCGGTGAATATTTTTTCATTAAAGGACTGCACTGCGTTCTGTATGAACCAAAGGGTCAACCTAGAAATTGCAAGAACTTACCTGTACGGCCACAAAATGGTCcaaatacaagaaagaaaagaattgaAATTCATGACCTCGCACTTACGTTATGGCGCTTAGATTTCGACTAGAAATTTAGAGAACAAAATGTTGGGTCTttatttcttcaattattcacCATTTTATGTCAACAGAATGAATAAACACAAATCTGGAAGAATATTTTATCATCGTTAACTGGTTTCAAGGGGGTCCCAAAAGAGAATTTATATATTTATGACAGCTCTTTTCCCATCGTTCCGTACGTATAAAGGTGCCCTCACGCAATATGAAAAACTAAAGTTCCGGAAGTGTGCAGAaaatacaccagcctcacatccCTAATAAAATGGAATTAACGCACAGCTTTCGTGGTCGTCACACGAGAATTCCTGAAGCTACCAAGAAACTCAGTGTGAATGAAACACTGGGTAATTTCACGAGGACATACGGTTGGGCTAGTAAGCGTAAGCAGAAAGTACGGGACACAGCGCTAAATAACAACTGAGGGTTTATTGCACGTGGTttgaaatatacagggtgtttcagcgaacactttaaaaaatgcctaaaggttgcctgtggcagatagcacaattctagttcatgagctggtctactcgaagaggcggacattacaattGCACTATAAGTTGAAATGCGTAATCAAAttattaacagaaattcactaattaagtttttaactaattctcgagatgacaccagtttcaagatattaattcccgaactttgcggagaaatgcattggcgttccagttaagttcttaacaaaacgttgctttatgcattgaagcacaaaattaactggaacgccaatgcatttctccgcaaagttcgggaattaatatctcgaaactattgtcatcccgagaattcgttccaaatggatccgccttgcgaactccacggctacaacttgtaaattgcaatatgggccatcaggtaattatttaaaaacttaatgagtgaatttttgttgattagtcgattgtgcatttcattttttgtgcaagtaatgtccgcctcttcgagtagaccagctcattaactagaatcgggctatctgccacaggcaaccttaaataaattttgaaagtgttctctgaaacaccctgtatatcgccgcacaacattaaaagaaaagaaaaatgaagaaagtCGCACAACCAGACCAACCCAGCAATTTCAACTGACATAGGCTGCTATCGCGACAAAAACTGCACTCTGCACGTAAACACGTCATTGCATGCACCATCGTCTGCTATTATGTTTACTTCCGTATGCTAAGAAAGGTTGGATATCCTTCCAATGTTTCCAATATTTCCGAAGAAAGCCTCttcttttcattgtttttttttcttcagggcttcaaaatttccggaaattttacATCACTATAACGTCACGATCGCGTATCGCCAGTACTCTACGGGGCTTTCACATTCTAACGCTGCGGTCCCGCGAAAGAGGTGTTAGTGTCCAGCGTTTAGTAGTTGTCTCAAATCATGACTCGTACTGTGTGTAAAGTTTCGGCGCGCACCGTGTTATATTCCTTCTATTTCTTGATTATTAATTTTTGTCAGTGTTTaccaatgtagggtagcaaatggCATTCATGCCCTTCCTTATCTCTCTCTGTGCCTCTTGCATGAAACTCATGGTCACGTAGGCGAACATGTTGTTTATTGCTCTACAGTCAACCGCTCTCTCTAACGGCTGTCGACAAAATCTCGTTCATTCCTTCGGAGGGAGGTCACAACGCCGAGTCCATTGTCGAAGAAGCCCCCCCTTTCCCTGCGTAATGGACCCTTTAACCGCGCTTTCTTAATGTACAGAAAAAGGCAAGCATTAATTTAGGCAAGGTTGTCGGAATTACTTCTGTAATTCTGTTAGGTAGTTTATTTGTTTTCCTGCGCATACAAGgcgcaccagactgcacagactaaacccttcgctgcaactcggacctccggccggactgcaccgacgcaaggcgtctcttctgtgtcggttgtggtcGGGAGTTGCCTTTACGGAAGCTTATTCaacactaattggaatggctgacagtcctgcatgtgatgtctgcggatacgaggagaacattgaccacttgTTGTGCCGCTGTGCTCAATTTGAAGCAGCAAGACAATCTATGattaacgcattcaggaaactagatgatcgtcctctgagtgaacagattatactagaacaccgtccccaccgatcatcggctcagaaggcagtgaaggcacttttgtgctttctgagagcgtctggtttgtacgagcgcctttgactctccACACGTCTCCACACCCAcccactctctctctcccttctttcttttccccttctcccttcccccagcgtagggtagccaaccggactcttgactggttaacatccctgccttccttatatcccccTCTCTGCTTATAAGCCATCCTGCATGCGATTTCATGTGACGCAGAGTGGTGTTGGGGCTTACGTGTAGTTGGTCCCTTTCCTTCTGTTTCACCCTTGGTTGCGCCTGAACGTTTTCACGACAACGGTGTTTGTATTTTACTCTCAGGTTCGTATATTATAAATGTAtgttttgaagcgaagctttctttgtgaacCCTCCCGAACTTTACCGACCGTGggtgggtgctgctgctgtcttgccaaatagTAGCTGGCACGCTGGACAGCACTACCCTCTTTACTACCCTTAGAGGTGTCCAGGCGGCTGGCCTTCTTTTCTGCCAAATTACACAGTGATAAAAACAAACTCATACCCAAATATTCgcattgcaacaaatatacgtcacCAAGAGAagaattcctttaataaagcaaaccttTCTTCGTCTACATTCCTAACCATTAAGCCACAATCGCAGGTGTACTTATATCGTGCCAAAACCAACTAGCTTTTTTTAGATGATCGCAGcgtgttgttgatgatgatggcgtcatatatatatatatatatatatatatatatatatatatatatatatatatgttgatgatgatgatgaagaaatacaagccaATATAAGAGTTGTAGCAAGGGTTCACGAGAGCACATGCCCGCCCCCGCCAGTTTACACTACGCAAATTACGCAAGCATGGAACTGGCAAATTTATACCGTTTCATTAACTGCTTCACGGTAGCTGCGCTTCACATAGATTGCAAAATGTGCGTTAGATCTGCATACTTTCTTTCTCACATTTATTTATGTCATCACGCTCAGGAAGGACCTTTGATCTTTTTTAAAGGCCAACTGTGATGAAATTTCGGACCGCGTTAAAACCCTAATACGAGTATATGATAGTGTCTGCATAGAGGAGCCTTCGTGCAAAATTTCACGCTTGAAATACGAGCGGCAGCGTcacgaaaagctcgcaaaaataGCCCCTTTTGATactgaaattgaaaaaaaaaaaaaaaaatgccgccatTGTCGCTCCCCGGAAGTGACGCATTAACTAGAACGCGCGGCTTCTcggcatggcctctgagataagGCGCCACCCACGGCTGTCCGCGGCGTGCTGAAAAATCTCGGAGGTGGCGTGCTGTGACTTACGTTATAGCGACAACCAccaggtgcacgcgtcgtctgcgTATGTGCTGTTTAAAGGTTGCCAACGTAAAAAATGTGCAATTACTAAACCTGTGGTTTGTCCTAGATTGTTTTAGTGGTATATATAGTActcatttataacaaatttaCCCGAAGTGAAATTGCGTTGCAGTTGCCTTTAAGTGCGGGAGTGAGGATGTATGTGCCGACATCTTCCGCTCGATAGAGACAGTGGTGCTAGGATCGAGTGCCTCACGTACCTGTTACCCTGTGTGGTGTGCCGCGCGCTGCTGTTTTCCGGATCTCGCTGTAAGGATTGGTTAGTTGGTTGGCTGTTACTCAGTCTAATGGCGTAGCACATTCTGGAAGATCGGCCAAGAACAGGGGTTAATCAGCATGCAGTTCTTGTCTGGCCCAGGAAATCGAAAATGACTTCACACATATGGTAATACCCAGAGCGGTAACGACAAAGTATCACCGAAAGAGTCAAGTTCAGTTCAAACTTTCGAAATAGTTCTCAAAATTCAGTGTCATTAGAGGAATGACAATGAGAACAGAGCAAGACCAGACCTTTGGGGGTAAAAGTTGAATGGGGGACTCTGCAACGCAAGGATGTACGCCATTCGTGCCGAAAGGAGAGGACAGCGCTATCGTGTACCTGACCTTATCGCTTTTGCATAGCTTTACCTTGTTTTATATATGTTGATAATATTTACTATAAGTTAGCGGGAAAGTGAGATCTTCTCTTGATGTTTTCTTGGTGAACCCTGGCCTATTCTCCCTGGTGGGTACGTGCCATTTATattatacaggatgtcccaactatcatgcaccaatactcgaaaatatgcaaatgccagctggacagaaccaaggtaatcttgtttgtcgtcgcttggagatactcaagttatttcttgcattccgcctaattagtcttaattaattaataatctTCTCAAATATGATGTATAATTAGACggaaagtgtcaataagaaaattgtcgagcaacatgcaaaactgccgatacagctttctgttactcaacaCATGCTGCATAAAAATTGCTGGcgctcccgtaatcgagagtagatataagcatgaaatggctaccggcaaagcagattggttatAGATGATACTGGCCAAAGTCTtgaaatgggtgtagtgcatgttcgcaacggcacaccccaccacaccacaccgctACACGCCATATACTGTGCACTGGTtcatatggacgctgcccagctagaagaaaacCGGTTGAAGGCGGCATGACAGCCAGCGAAAGACGCCAAGGAGACAAagcgcactgcccagctagaagaagaaaagcgcctgaaggaggcgccacgcAGTGTGGCGCCACCTCTCGAGGCGATGCGAAACCTGCGCCGCGGAGGAACTCATGGACCGCTGgggttcaaaagagcacaggcaaccctgtatcagcgccaaaagatgacaatcaagtgtatggtgccctgtatctgcatTTTGAACGTCGTTATTGGAAATGAccaataaaacttcagcgtactagaagttacagctcgAGTGATATTGTGGACAAGCGTTAGGAaaaactcggaagcaatatttcttGGAAGTTTTTGGGAAGTAACCATgcagcgtatgtaatgcggtcctgtacgaaGGGTTGAGGGCCAGAAACcgcattttcttaatttttgactggttgcccagatATCGTTTTGTCCTCGCAACGATGCCCTGATGTTcacgtttgagtgcccggataacggctctggcttttggctcaaggtcatttgAAGGTCGACGACaacaggagctaaaagcatttaatgcttaaaagtgtttttctgagcgtgaaagaagcctgcgaatgcacccaaattgccgcacgactagccgctcgaggccctttacgtgtatttgcgggctttcacgctcagaaaaacacttttatgtagcacgtattgtgcaacagaaagctgtatcgggagtttttcatattgctctacaattttctcattagaCACTTTTAATCAAATTATAATATCAGAGAAGTTgattattaagactaattatgtaattaggcggaatgtaaaaggTATCTTCAAGCGGCGGCAAACAACGTtacgttggttctgtccagctacgtggcatttgcatattttaaaatcttggtgcataatagttgggacacctgCATACGCAGCAACAACGACCACAACCTGGCAAATCACCTGCCAATTTACTCCGTCACCCTTCCTTCATTCTCACTGTCCACATGCTTTGCATATTAATTAGCGTGATTTACCCTGTCTGTACTGCTGTGCATGCCGTGTCAGTTTGGTCTGTTTCATTAATCACCACTCTTCAACCACCTACCTATACCTGTCACGCTTgaagtggaagaagaagaagaaccatgCAGGCTGAAGAGCggaggcaagcaagcaagcgtaGGTACAATCCTCACGAGGGAAGAGAAAGCGAAATTCCGTCGTCGTCCCTCCATTCCCCCGCGGATATGGGACTGGAAGGCTTCTTACTACGAGAATGTCACGGACAACCATTTCGCTGCAAGTTTGTGAGCAGGGGTGACGCGGAGCGTACAAAAACGTCGTCGTTGACAGAGGCTACTCCTTTCGAGTCTTGCGAGGAACTTTCCAACGCTTCTTCTAGTGACTCGCAGCATCTTGTCTTTGAGACCACCAGTGAAGGGAGATCGCTTCTGGAACTACCGCGCGATGTCGAGGAATCTCCAGAGACCAGGTTTTCTGCTACCTCAAACAAGGAGCCTGTGCGGGCAGAAGCGGACAAGCACAAGGCAACTCGTACTGTCGTTCACAGGAACACGTCCGAGCGTTCACGAGGGATTCACGAAACAGAAATGCCCCGAGTACGTCCTAGCTGTCCAGAAGAACTGACAATTGCGGCCCTAAAGACTCGACGCCGCAAGTCCGGTCAGCTCTCCATGGATGACATGCTAGAGTCCTTCTGTAGGAGACGAATGCCCTTAACGGGCAGACGAACCAAAATTCGTCCATTAGACCTGGCGAGAGCGACCCACAGCTCGCTACAGGAGGTACGCTCCACGAGCCTTATCGACAGTCCCGACATCATTAGTTCAACCGAGCGCACCTGCAGGGACGACGTGCTTGCCGCTGTGATGTTTGTTGCTGCTGTGACTTCGGTCCTTGCCGTCCTTCTGTACCTGTTCACCTCCATTCGCGACGTCGGAGCGCCCTTCAAGGCTTCGCGGACGTGCTTTTCGGACGCTTGTCTCAGAGACGCCGCATTCCTGGACCAGCTGCTCTCTTGGAACGTCGTATGGCCGTGCGACAATTTCTACATGTTCGTTTGTCGCCAGTGGAGAAATCAGTTCGCCGCGACGCCGTTGGCCGGTTCCGTTTCAGCGGACGACGATTATGTTGCGAATGCCGAAGAAAAAATGTACGCGATTCTCGAAGACCGGCGTCAAGGCTCAAGCTTACTCCAGCCTCTCCGTGATCTAATGGACAAGTGCATGGACGTCAAACGTATTCAGTTGGACGGTTGGGACCCGCTGCTGGCGTTTATGTCCGAAGCTTCAATGGTGACCTTTCCTATGACACCGCCTACACGACCTTCGTTATCCGCGTGGAAGACAGCGGGTCAAGTGCTTCGAAGAACTGGCACCTCCGCGTTGCTCAACGTTGGCATCGCCGCGAATCCGCGCGTTCTGAACGAGGACATTGTACTGATCGCGCCGCCCGATATGCTTACCAGCAACAGGGTCATCGACGTCAACGAGGCCGTGCGTCTCTATACAGACGCTGTGTTCTCAGCCGTCAAGGCGCTGCGAAAGGAATTTATTCCTGCGGCTTATACCTTGGGCATTGTCAAGTTCGCGGGCAATCTTGAAAAGCTTTGCAAACTGAAGCCTCGCGAAAGACAGTCCTACCAAATCGCCAGAGCTAATACGTCATCGCACCTCTTCACCTTTGTTACCGAAGCACTTCGAAGTAGCGAACCTCGTGCTCCGCGAGCAGGATCAGATGTGTTGATCCAGTCACCGCACCTCGTCTACAAGATTGTCAAGCTCGTCGAAGACACGGAGCTGCACACCGTTTTCAATTACATCTCGCTCAGGTTGATGATCCAGACGTCCCCGTTCATTCCGCAAAACGACCTGACAGACTTTTACGGCCCGCTTGTCCTCGGCAAGTTTCAACATTCGCTTCCTCGCTGGAAGCTCTGCCTTCGCGTCGTTGAGAAGACCTTGTTTCCCCTCGCCTACGTGTCGTTCCTGACTAACCTCAGCGCCCACGCGTCGCCGCTCAAGTTCCACGACGCGGTCAGCAGTGCTGCGAGGGAGCTCCTTCACGGCGTGAAGACGTCGCCGCTCTTCAACGCCTTGTCGAGAACTGCCATCCAGAAGATGTTCGTCAATACCCGTTTCAAGGTGCTGGCTCCACCGTGGATCCACGACGACGCACTTCTAAGGTCATACTACCAAAGCCTGCCCACCATAAAGCCGACGGACACAGCTTTCGGATCCTACGTGGCAACCTTCGAGCATGTCTTTGCGCATACCGCATCGCGCGACTATTCGCAGCAGTGGAGCCACTCTGCCTTCAGCACGGACTGCTACTACGACGGTAGCGTGCGTACCATTTTCGTGCCACTGCTGGTGTTCAACATCACGGCAGGAGTGGACGCTGCGGGCGACTATGCTCAAGTTCCTCGCGCTGCGTACCGCGTGGTCAAGTGTGTCCTGGACATGATGTTCGCCGACGCGAACTCG
This genomic stretch from Dermacentor silvarum isolate Dsil-2018 chromosome 2, BIME_Dsil_1.4, whole genome shotgun sequence harbors:
- the LOC119440717 gene encoding uncharacterized protein LOC119440717 — its product is MGLEGFLLRECHGQPFRCKFVSRGDAERTKTSSLTEATPFESCEELSNASSSDSQHLVFETTSEGRSLLELPRDVEESPETRFSATSNKEPVRAEADKHKATRTVVHRNTSERSRGIHETEMPRVRPSCPEELTIAALKTRRRKSGQLSMDDMLESFCRRRMPLTGRRTKIRPLDLARATHSSLQEVRSTSLIDSPDIISSTERTCRDDVLAAVMFVAAVTSVLAVLLYLFTSIRDVGAPFKASRTCFSDACLRDAAFLDQLLSWNVVWPCDNFYMFVCRQWRNQFAATPLAGSVSADDDYVANAEEKMYAILEDRRQGSSLLQPLRDLMDKCMDVKRIQLDGWDPLLAFMSEASMVTFPMTPPTRPSLSAWKTAGQVLRRTGTSALLNVGIAANPRVLNEDIVLIAPPDMLTSNRVIDVNEAVRLYTDAVFSAVKALRKEFIPAAYTLGIVKFAGNLEKLCKLKPRERQSYQIARANTSSHLFTFVTEALRSSEPRAPRAGSDVLIQSPHLVYKIVKLVEDTELHTVFNYISLRLMIQTSPFIPQNDLTDFYGPLVLGKFQHSLPRWKLCLRVVEKTLFPLAYVSFLTNLSAHASPLKFHDAVSSAARELLHGVKTSPLFNALSRTAIQKMFVNTRFKVLAPPWIHDDALLRSYYQSLPTIKPTDTAFGSYVATFEHVFAHTASRDYSQQWSHSAFSTDCYYDGSVRTIFVPLLVFNITAGVDAAGDYAQVPRAAYRVVKCVLDMMFADANSTSGDESWLDLETRHRFEDAERCFGGSPHEVPLRARWFPKLTDALAMKSAFNTFRKATASSGKAWGLRLPNGKYLTNDQLFSYF